A single region of the Anomaloglossus baeobatrachus isolate aAnoBae1 chromosome 2, aAnoBae1.hap1, whole genome shotgun sequence genome encodes:
- the LOC142285997 gene encoding protein kinase C delta type-like, whose protein sequence is MELNMESLRKRKGESIDEVPKKRKLESSEDEKDVTDQSIIKASKRPGSPIQESIVSKRKRREAMGDKADDESSVSPKAESEQLSGTTPAESPIIVTGLKSFTFHRIIGQGAFGKVMLATHKACQKQVAVKMVEKRFLIEESRDKILIERQILEMTRKSPFITRAFSTFQSQDYVFYVMEYLSGGDLRQFLKRNAPLPIPATRFIAAELICGLQFLHSRGIIHRHLIFQAIIHHQPS, encoded by the exons atggagctgaatatggagagtttgaggaaaagaaagggagagagcatagatgaggtgccaaaaaaaagaaAACTAGAATCATCAGAGGATGAAAAAGATGTCACCGACCAAAGCATTATCAaggcttcaaaaagacctggaagcccgatacaggagagtatcgtgaGCAAGAGGAAAAGGAGAgaagcgatgggggacaaagctgatgatgAATCCAGCGTGTCCCCCAAAGCTGAGAGTGAGCAGCTGTCAG GGACAACCCCAGCTGAATCCCCCATCATTGTGACTGGACTGAAGAGCTTCACCTTCCATAGAATCATTGGACAGGGTGCatttggtaaa GTCATGTTGGCCACACATAAGGCCTGCCAAAAACAAGTGGCCGTGAAGATGGTGGAGAAGAGGTTCCTAATTGAAGAGTCAAGAGACAAAATCCTGATAGAGCGACAAATCctggagatgactaggaagagtccattcattactcgggctttttccaccttccagtcccag GACTACGTCTTCTACGTCATGGAATATCTCAGTGGAGGAGACCTTAGACAATTCCTGAAACGCAATGCCCCACTTCCCATTCCAGCCACCAG ATTTATTGCCgctgagctgatctgtgggctgcagtttctccactccagaggcatcatacacag ACACTTGATATTTCAGGCCATAATACATCATCAACCCAGCTAA